CGTCCCAGGTGCCGGGCAGGTTCTGCGGACGGCGGTCGCCCACGGCGTCGGGGAGCCAGAGGCCGATCAGGCGGGCGGGGGTGCGCAGCAGGAACCGGTGGACGGCCTGGATCTCGACCTCCTCCGACGCCGTCGGGCCCCCTCCGCCCGCACCCCTCAGCAGTCCGAGCCGGGACAGCAGGGCGAGCCACTCGCGGGTGTCGGTGGTCGCCGCCGCGCGCTCCTGGTCCAGGGGGCGGGTCAGCAGGCCCAGACGGTCGCGGAGTTCGACATGTTCGCCGGTGAGCCGGGCGGCGGTCGGCGGCAGGTCGTGGGTGGTGGCGGTGGCCAGGCAGTCGGCCCGCCAGCGCTCGGGCGGCAGCGGCTGCCCGGTGCCCTCCCAGTCCCGTTCGAACCACAGGACGGACGTGCCGAGCACCCCGCGCTCGTGCAGCGTCTCGCGCACCCCGGGCTCCACCGTCCCGAGGTCCTCGCCGATGACCAGCGCCCCGGCACGCGAGGCCTCCAGGACCAGAACGGCGAGCATGGCCTCGGCGTCGTAGTGGACGTACGTCCCCTCAGTGGGCGGCTGTCCCTGCGGGACCCACCACAGCCGGAACAGGCCCATGACGTGGTCGATGCGCAGGGCGCCCGCGTGCCGGAGCAGGGCGCGCAGGAGGCGGCGGTAAGGGGCGTAGCCGGAGGCGGCGAGGCGGTCCGGGCGCCAGGGGGGCAGACCCCAGTCCTGGCCGCGCGCGTTGAACGCGTCCGGCGGCGCACCCACCGACATGCCGGCCGCGAGGTACTCCTGCTGGGCCCAGGCGTCGGCGCCGCCCGGATGCACGCCGACCGCCAGGTCGTGGATCAGCCCGACCGCCATCCCGGCGTCGCGCGCGGTGCGCTGGGCGGTGGCGAGCTGGGCGTCGGTCAGCCAGGCGAGCCGGGTGTGGAAGTCGACGCGGTCCATCAGCTCGGCGCGGGCACGGGCGGTCGCGGCCGAGCGCGGGTCGCGCAGCCGGGCGGGCCAGCTCTGCCAGTCGGATCCGTGGACCTCCGCGAGCGCGCACCAGGTCGCGTGGTCCTCCAGCGTCTCGCCCTCCCCGGCGAGGAAGTCGACGTAGGCGGCGCGCCGACCCGGTCCGAGGGGTACGGCGTGCACGAGTTCGAGCGTCTCGCGCTTGAGTTCCCACACGGCGTCGCGGTCGATCAGGTCGCCCTTGTCGAGGACGGACTCCCGCAGCCGCGCGGCGCGCTCCAGCAGCGTACGCAGGCGTGGTTGGTCCTCGACGTACGCGAACTCGGGGATGTCCTCGACGCGCAGATGCACGGGGTCGGGGTAGCGGCGGGAGGAGGGACGGTAGGGGGACGGGTCGGTGGGGGCGCCAGGCACGGCCGCGTGCAACGGGTTGACCTGCACGAATCCGGCGCCGAGCGCGCGCCCGGCCCATGCGGTCAGTTCGCCGAGGTCGCCGAGGTCGCCCATGCCCCAGGAGCGGCGGGACAAAAGCGAGTAGAGCTGGACGAGCAGTCCGTAGGAGCGCCCGGGCGGTGCGGGCAGCCGGGCGGGCGCGGCGACGAGGTGGGCGTCGGCGGTGCGCCCGTCGGGTGCGGTGACGTGCAACGCGTGGACGCCGGGCGGGAGTTGCTCGGCCGAGGCGCGTGTCTCTCCCTGTTCGGTCTCGATCCTGAGGCGGGTGCCGTCCGGGAGTCCGGCGAGCGCGGCGGGGGGCCGTCCGCCCCAGCCGACCACGGTCGGCGGCAGCAGCCGTTCGCGCAGCTCCCTCTCGCGTGCGGCGAGGGCGTGGCGTACGGCGTCCGGGGTGCCGGCGTCGACGCCCAGCGCGGCCAGGGCGGCCGTGATCGCGGTGTCCGACGCCGCGACCGTACGGTCCGGGGAGGGCCGGTAGGAGGGGGCGACGCCGTGCAGGGCAGCGAGCCGGGCCAGTGGCGTCTCGTCGCGCGCGGGGTCGGCCGGTGCCATCTAGTACCCCGTGGGGTCCGGGCCGGCGGCCGAGGGCTCGCTGGTCAGGGGCGTGGGGTCGGCGAGCGGGGGCTCACTGGTGAGGGGTTCGGCGTCGGGCAGCGGCGGCTCACTGGTCAGCGGCGCCTCGGCGCCGGCGCTCTCCGCGCTGAGGACGCTCAACGGAGTCCGCGGGTCGGCGGACGGCTCCGCGTCGCGTTTGGACAGGGCCGGAAGCGGGGGGTGTGCGGGTGCGGCCACGGGGGCCTCCTTGTCGTCGTACGACGGATGCGGGTTGACAGCAGGCCTACCCAACGGGCGCGTTCGCAGACGTACGAGGACGCACAACGTGCGTTCGATCACAGACCGTACCGGGCGCACGGGCGCCTGGGCGAGAGGCGGGACGCGCCCCACTGGCGTGGATCCCAACTCGCAGGGAAAGGTGCGGCGTTCACTATTCACTCAGTACATGTATTGAGTGCATAATGATCTCCATGAGCACCCGCCACATCCTGCTCGGACTGCTCGCCGCGGGGCCGAGCCATGGCTACGACCTCAAGCGGCGGCACGACGAGCGGTTTCCGCAGGCACGGCCCCTGGCGTACGGGCAGGCGTATACGACGCTGCAGCGCCTGGTCCGCGACGGTCTCGCCGAGGTCGAGGGGACCGATTCCGACGGCGGCCCGGAGCGCACGCTCTACCGCTCGACGGACGCCGGCTCGAGCGAGCTGACCCGGTGGGCCGGGGAGATCACGCCGCCCGCGCCGTTCGTGACGAACGAGATCTTCGCCAAGGTCGTCGTATCGATCCTCGCGTCGGCCGACCCGGCCGCGTACCTCAAGGCGCAGCGCACCGCACACATGGCGCGGATGCGCGAACTCACGGCGGTAAAGACCACGCCAGGCACCGATCTCGCGACGGTGCTCTCGGCCGACTACGCCCTCAACCACCTCGACGCCGACGTCCGTTGGATGACCACGACGGCGGCCCGGCTCACGACTTTGACCGCGGAGGTCGACTCAGCATGAGCTCCCCCCTTCTGACCGGCCGGCGCCTGTTCAAGGCGCACGGCTCCACCCCGGCGCTGCGAGGCGCCTCCGTCGAGCTGCACGCGGGCGAGATCCTTGCCGTCACCGGGACCAGCGGCAGCGGCAAGTCGACGCTGCTGCACTGCCTGGCAGGGATCACCCGCCCCGACTCGGGCACGGTGGAGTACGCCGGCGAGCGCCTCGACGAGCTGCCGGAGGAACGGCTGAGCACACTGCGGCGGACGGAGTTCGGCGTGGTCTTCCAGTTCGGGCAGCTGATCCCCGAACTGACCGCGGTCGACAACGTGGCGCTGCCGCTGCTGCTCGCGGGCACACCGCGCCAGGCGGCACGGGAGCAGGCTG
The Streptomyces sp. CGMCC 4.7035 DNA segment above includes these coding regions:
- the malQ gene encoding 4-alpha-glucanotransferase → MAPADPARDETPLARLAALHGVAPSYRPSPDRTVAASDTAITAALAALGVDAGTPDAVRHALAARERELRERLLPPTVVGWGGRPPAALAGLPDGTRLRIETEQGETRASAEQLPPGVHALHVTAPDGRTADAHLVAAPARLPAPPGRSYGLLVQLYSLLSRRSWGMGDLGDLGELTAWAGRALGAGFVQVNPLHAAVPGAPTDPSPYRPSSRRYPDPVHLRVEDIPEFAYVEDQPRLRTLLERAARLRESVLDKGDLIDRDAVWELKRETLELVHAVPLGPGRRAAYVDFLAGEGETLEDHATWCALAEVHGSDWQSWPARLRDPRSAATARARAELMDRVDFHTRLAWLTDAQLATAQRTARDAGMAVGLIHDLAVGVHPGGADAWAQQEYLAAGMSVGAPPDAFNARGQDWGLPPWRPDRLAASGYAPYRRLLRALLRHAGALRIDHVMGLFRLWWVPQGQPPTEGTYVHYDAEAMLAVLVLEASRAGALVIGEDLGTVEPGVRETLHERGVLGTSVLWFERDWEGTGQPLPPERWRADCLATATTHDLPPTAARLTGEHVELRDRLGLLTRPLDQERAAATTDTREWLALLSRLGLLRGAGGGGPTASEEVEIQAVHRFLLRTPARLIGLWLPDAVGDRRPQNLPGTWDEYPNWRQPIADAEGRPVTLEELAASPRLHALVDVLRGRGG
- a CDS encoding PadR family transcriptional regulator, with translation MSTRHILLGLLAAGPSHGYDLKRRHDERFPQARPLAYGQAYTTLQRLVRDGLAEVEGTDSDGGPERTLYRSTDAGSSELTRWAGEITPPAPFVTNEIFAKVVVSILASADPAAYLKAQRTAHMARMRELTAVKTTPGTDLATVLSADYALNHLDADVRWMTTTAARLTTLTAEVDSA
- a CDS encoding ABC transporter ATP-binding protein — protein: MSSPLLTGRRLFKAHGSTPALRGASVELHAGEILAVTGTSGSGKSTLLHCLAGITRPDSGTVEYAGERLDELPEERLSTLRRTEFGVVFQFGQLIPELTAVDNVALPLLLAGTPRQAAREQAAEWLERFGVRGQETRRPGEMSGGQAQRVSLARALVTGPKVVFADEPTGALDSLAGEQVMTALTHTARESGAAVLLITHDAQIAAYADREVTLRDGVLAAEVTETAETAEVAR